From Sphingobium sp. RAC03, a single genomic window includes:
- a CDS encoding TonB-dependent receptor domain-containing protein, with translation MSDAPTMGLPAEPQGESRAEIVVVGTQIRGAKTTGALPVTVVGQEQVDAVAAVSGADLFRSIPQLGGVTFNEQVLGGGSGNAARGDVSTVSLRGLGQGNTLLLINGRRTVLHPTSQAITGVIDSGVPTFGFNANTIPVGAIERVEVLRDGAAALYGSDAVAGVVNNVLKSNFTGATFDAQYGGAEGTNLREFTVNGLVGFNFGGGRGNVSLFGGYAQKSKLYLRDQDYTATADRRSFVAGTPFANNASFNGTSTSTPWGTFQATGTGVITSNGVALTNASRQFHIQPSTNAGCQVAAGTPGMCYDDGSGTTQMANVDSNLRFNPNATFADLTTQPSVKRINLFSFINYELTDNLDFFGELGFYQGKTEANIGTGGSLANIPITVAADAYWNPFGPVGSPNRLPGLNIPDEGLPVTIRSLNYVDVGLRNVNVTNRQYRILGGLRGMFGDWNWESAGLYSWATVKDTMDGTSSSLLQAAINKTTSDAYNPFNGGSLSDPSVGDGTPNADAIVDSFRIQSTRRNKTSLALWDLKISNANLIGLWAGNSIGIATGVEFRRETFDDNRDPRQGGVAGTDITYTDAVTGIFYGSDLMGASPSPDVSGKRKVWSAYAEIALPLVSPDMEIPMIRSFDIQIAGRYERYSDVGDVAKPKVAASWDLLQGFRLRGSWSQGFRAPNLEVINTATLDRVNGGTEYVLCEADLRAGRISSFSQCARNVSVLRRSGGNPDLKPEESTSWNFGAVFQPPLPEGWGNVTFTVDRWRIKQKGVVGLLDYQNALNLDYLLRVQGSSNPAVVRREPTADDIALVAGTGLAPVGELLYVTAPFQNLLPIQVDGIDFNLDYRVGTTNFGKFGLNVNAARLIKYQLDAPAAVQAVTDGQAAGEINAAVPVPGGGDVVGRDGQPRWRISANLTWDYGPVTIGAFTQFIDDVYQDAVFDADGNRFVVKGQTTVNLYATYKFDSGMMKGTAITVGARNIFDKDPPLASGGYLSSLYQPQARYWYTSIKKSF, from the coding sequence ATGTCGGACGCGCCGACCATGGGGTTGCCCGCTGAACCGCAAGGCGAAAGCCGCGCCGAAATCGTCGTCGTCGGCACCCAGATTCGCGGCGCGAAGACCACGGGCGCTCTGCCCGTGACCGTGGTTGGTCAGGAACAGGTCGATGCCGTGGCCGCCGTTTCCGGCGCGGATCTGTTCCGTTCCATCCCGCAGCTGGGGGGCGTAACCTTCAACGAACAGGTGCTGGGTGGCGGATCGGGCAATGCCGCGCGCGGCGACGTATCCACCGTATCGCTGCGCGGCCTGGGCCAGGGCAATACGCTGCTGCTGATCAATGGCCGCCGCACCGTGCTGCATCCCACATCGCAGGCGATTACCGGGGTGATCGATTCCGGCGTGCCGACCTTCGGCTTCAACGCCAACACCATTCCCGTCGGCGCGATTGAGCGCGTCGAGGTGCTGCGCGATGGCGCCGCTGCGCTCTATGGATCGGATGCCGTCGCCGGCGTCGTCAACAATGTGCTCAAATCCAATTTCACCGGGGCCACGTTCGACGCGCAATATGGCGGGGCGGAAGGGACCAATTTGCGCGAATTCACCGTCAATGGCCTCGTTGGATTCAATTTCGGCGGCGGCCGGGGCAATGTGTCGCTCTTTGGCGGCTATGCGCAAAAGTCCAAACTCTATCTGCGTGACCAGGACTATACGGCCACGGCCGACCGGCGATCCTTCGTCGCGGGCACGCCCTTTGCCAACAATGCAAGCTTCAACGGGACATCGACCAGTACACCCTGGGGCACGTTCCAGGCCACTGGGACCGGAGTGATCACCAGCAATGGCGTCGCGCTTACCAATGCATCGCGCCAATTCCACATCCAGCCATCGACCAATGCCGGTTGCCAGGTTGCGGCCGGTACGCCGGGCATGTGCTATGATGATGGCAGCGGCACGACGCAGATGGCGAACGTCGATTCCAACCTGCGCTTCAACCCGAATGCGACATTTGCCGACCTGACCACCCAGCCATCGGTCAAGCGCATCAACCTGTTCAGCTTCATCAATTATGAACTGACCGACAATCTCGATTTCTTCGGCGAACTCGGTTTCTACCAGGGCAAGACCGAAGCCAATATCGGCACGGGCGGATCGCTCGCCAACATCCCGATCACAGTGGCGGCGGACGCCTATTGGAACCCCTTTGGCCCTGTCGGCTCGCCCAATCGTCTTCCCGGCCTCAACATCCCCGACGAAGGACTGCCCGTTACCATCCGCAGCCTCAACTATGTCGATGTAGGGCTGCGCAACGTTAATGTGACCAACCGGCAATATCGCATTCTCGGTGGCCTGCGCGGCATGTTCGGCGACTGGAACTGGGAGTCGGCGGGGCTATATAGCTGGGCGACGGTCAAAGACACTATGGACGGCACGTCCAGCAGCCTGCTGCAAGCGGCGATCAACAAGACGACGTCTGATGCCTATAACCCATTCAATGGCGGCAGCCTGTCTGATCCCTCGGTTGGTGACGGCACGCCCAATGCCGATGCGATCGTCGACAGCTTCCGCATCCAGTCCACCCGTCGCAACAAGACGTCGCTGGCGCTTTGGGATTTGAAGATTTCCAATGCCAATCTGATCGGTCTGTGGGCGGGGAACAGCATCGGCATCGCCACCGGCGTCGAGTTCCGGCGTGAAACCTTCGACGATAATCGCGATCCCCGGCAAGGTGGCGTGGCAGGCACCGATATCACTTACACCGATGCCGTGACGGGCATCTTCTACGGGTCGGACCTGATGGGGGCCAGCCCCAGCCCCGACGTATCGGGCAAGCGCAAGGTCTGGTCGGCCTATGCCGAAATCGCCCTGCCTTTGGTCAGCCCGGACATGGAAATCCCCATGATCCGCTCCTTCGATATCCAGATCGCCGGACGCTATGAGCGGTATAGCGATGTGGGTGACGTCGCCAAACCCAAGGTCGCAGCGAGCTGGGATCTGTTGCAGGGCTTCCGCCTGCGCGGTTCCTGGTCGCAGGGTTTCCGGGCGCCGAACCTGGAAGTCATCAACACCGCGACGCTAGATCGCGTCAACGGCGGCACCGAATATGTGCTGTGCGAAGCCGACCTGCGCGCCGGGCGCATCAGCAGCTTCTCCCAATGCGCGCGCAACGTGTCGGTGCTGCGGCGGTCGGGCGGCAATCCTGATCTGAAGCCCGAAGAATCCACCAGCTGGAACTTCGGCGCCGTGTTCCAGCCGCCGCTGCCCGAAGGTTGGGGCAATGTGACCTTCACCGTCGATCGCTGGCGCATCAAGCAGAAGGGCGTCGTGGGTCTGCTCGATTATCAAAATGCGCTCAATCTCGACTATCTGCTGCGGGTCCAGGGCAGCAGCAATCCCGCCGTCGTGCGCCGCGAACCGACGGCGGACGACATCGCGCTGGTGGCGGGCACGGGCTTGGCACCAGTGGGCGAGCTGCTCTACGTGACGGCCCCCTTCCAGAACCTGCTGCCGATCCAGGTCGATGGCATCGACTTCAACCTGGACTATCGCGTCGGCACCACCAACTTCGGCAAGTTCGGGCTGAACGTGAATGCCGCGCGCCTCATCAAATATCAGCTCGACGCCCCGGCTGCCGTGCAGGCGGTGACCGATGGTCAGGCGGCTGGCGAGATCAACGCGGCCGTGCCTGTTCCCGGCGGTGGCGATGTCGTCGGACGCGACGGTCAGCCACGCTGGCGCATTTCCGCCAACCTGACCTGGGACTATGGCCCAGTGACCATCGGTGCCTTCACCCAGTTCATCGATGACGTCTATCAGGACGCGGTGTTCGATGCGGACGGCAACCGGTTCGTGGTCAAGGGGCAGACGACCGTGAACCTCTATGCCACCTATAAATTCGACAGCGGCATGATGAAGGGAACGGCGATCACCGTGGGCGCGCGCAACATCTTCGACAAGGATCCACCGCTCGCGTCGGGCGGCTATCTGTCCAGCCTGTATCAGCCGCAGGCGCGCTATTGGTACACCAGCATCAAAAAGTCCTTCTGA
- the zwf gene encoding glucose-6-phosphate dehydrogenase, with protein MTESSATFLLFGATGDLARRMIFPSLYNLLADGLLPDDFLIVASARSPMSDEDFRADVDAALRQFLASDRYDAATAETFGQMIVYQPVEAGKAEQFVALADRIDGRLERGLSVYLSTPPSLFAPTAQGLAQAGLITPLTRIAMEKPIGKDLASSKEVNDGIGAMFAEEQIFRVDHYLGKETVQNLLALRFGNVMFEPLWNATAIDHVQITVGETVGLEGRVSYYDGVGALRDMVQNHMLQILSIIAMEPPARMDPTAVRDEKVKALRSLRPMTAETVKTHSVRGQYTPGAVGGQIVTGYADELGQPSDTETFVALKAHIDNWRWQGVPFYLRTGKRMPARQSEIMIQFKPVRHSIFGRDGHGTGLEPNTLIIRLQPEEYIRLLIMSKRPGLERQVLLDEVTLDVSLTAAFAGQRRRIAYERLILDLLAGDQTLFVRRDEVEAQWTWIDSIIDGWKDANMKPAAYSSGNWGPSSAIALIERDGASWHE; from the coding sequence TTGACCGAATCGTCTGCCACGTTCCTGTTATTTGGTGCCACCGGTGATCTGGCGCGCCGCATGATCTTCCCCTCGCTTTACAATCTGTTGGCGGATGGCCTGCTGCCTGACGATTTCCTGATCGTCGCGTCGGCACGGTCGCCGATGAGCGACGAGGATTTTCGGGCCGATGTCGATGCCGCATTGCGCCAATTCCTGGCGTCGGATCGCTATGATGCCGCGACCGCCGAGACCTTCGGCCAGATGATCGTCTATCAGCCGGTCGAGGCGGGCAAGGCCGAGCAGTTCGTCGCGCTGGCTGATCGGATCGATGGGCGGTTGGAGCGCGGCCTGTCGGTCTATCTTTCCACCCCCCCGTCCCTGTTCGCGCCCACCGCGCAAGGGCTGGCGCAAGCGGGCCTTATCACGCCGCTGACGCGGATCGCGATGGAAAAGCCGATCGGCAAGGATCTGGCTTCGTCCAAAGAGGTGAATGACGGCATCGGCGCGATGTTTGCCGAAGAGCAGATTTTCCGCGTCGACCATTATCTGGGCAAGGAAACGGTCCAGAACCTGCTGGCGCTGCGTTTCGGCAATGTGATGTTCGAGCCGCTGTGGAATGCCACCGCGATCGATCATGTGCAGATCACCGTGGGCGAAACGGTAGGTTTGGAAGGCCGCGTATCCTATTATGACGGCGTCGGCGCGCTGCGCGACATGGTGCAGAATCATATGCTGCAAATTCTGTCGATCATCGCGATGGAGCCGCCCGCGCGCATGGACCCGACCGCCGTGCGCGACGAGAAGGTGAAGGCGCTGCGGTCTTTGCGGCCGATGACGGCGGAAACGGTCAAGACGCATAGCGTGCGCGGCCAATATACGCCGGGCGCGGTCGGTGGCCAGATCGTGACCGGCTATGCCGACGAACTGGGCCAGCCATCGGACACCGAAACCTTCGTGGCCTTGAAGGCGCATATCGACAATTGGCGGTGGCAGGGCGTGCCCTTCTACCTGCGAACCGGCAAGCGGATGCCCGCGCGCCAGTCCGAAATCATGATCCAGTTCAAGCCGGTGCGCCACTCCATCTTCGGCCGCGACGGGCATGGGACCGGACTGGAGCCGAACACGCTGATCATCCGGTTGCAGCCGGAGGAATATATCCGCCTGCTCATCATGTCGAAGCGGCCGGGGCTGGAGCGGCAGGTGTTGCTGGACGAGGTGACGCTGGACGTATCGCTGACCGCTGCCTTTGCCGGACAGCGTCGCCGGATCGCCTATGAACGGCTGATCCTGGACCTGCTGGCGGGGGACCAGACGCTATTCGTGCGCCGTGACGAGGTGGAGGCGCAATGGACATGGATCGATTCGATCATCGACGGGTGGAAGGACGCCAATATGAAGCCCGCCGCCTATTCATCGGGGAACTGGGGGCCGTCATCGGCCATTGCCCTTATCGAACGTGACGGAGCAAGCTGGCATGAGTGA
- a CDS encoding gamma-glutamyltransferase family protein: MWDEGLARRDLIAAGFAGAALLGLPGRTALAQSGDKAPDAPRSSPAVARAHRVEVPMPHGGVAAGHPLAAMAGTRMLMQGGTAADAAVAAMAVMNVVEPWASSAAGNGFATCFERRSGKVQSLAFTGGAPALLDPNVDPKELDSGHKAVAVPGAFGGWIALAQRYGRLPLATLLEPAIGYARDGHPLDASIAMFIRRQQAVLARHPTSAAIFLPDGQPPAPRSIFRNIPLARTFQSLADAETRALKGAADRDQALSAAYDHFYIGPIAQDMTRFSQANGGWLRMEDMRSYRPVWDNPVSTVYRGMDVYCSPLTSRTGLELCEQLNIVEGWDLASLASDRASLTHLLIEAIKITKADVYRYAGDPRFVDVPVATLLSKDFAATRRKLIDRMHAIAFPEGAALATGKQPDRPAADENTRGGDTTSLSVVDKEGNAIAVTTTIGGGFGTSVVMGDTGLLCNNGLRVGSTAPYPGHPNAVAPGKRALLGNGPIIVLDKGQLKLVCGTPGGETIGQTQFQFLVNALDLGMPIQQAIEAPRFALNAKPSFYKPGAAITIQLEDRFAPADVSALKAKGHSVEMVGAFAIGSIQGVMVDPSGARMGGSDPRRMGYAVGY; encoded by the coding sequence ATGTGGGATGAAGGTCTGGCCCGTCGCGATCTGATCGCGGCGGGGTTCGCGGGCGCAGCGCTGCTCGGCCTGCCCGGTCGAACGGCTCTGGCCCAGTCGGGGGACAAGGCACCCGATGCGCCGCGCAGCAGCCCGGCGGTGGCAAGGGCGCACCGCGTTGAAGTGCCCATGCCCCATGGCGGGGTCGCGGCGGGGCACCCGCTGGCAGCGATGGCGGGGACGCGCATGCTGATGCAGGGCGGCACGGCAGCGGACGCAGCCGTTGCCGCCATGGCGGTGATGAACGTGGTCGAACCCTGGGCATCGAGCGCGGCGGGCAATGGTTTTGCCACCTGTTTCGAACGGCGCAGCGGCAAGGTCCAGTCCCTCGCTTTTACCGGCGGTGCGCCTGCCCTGCTCGATCCGAACGTCGATCCCAAGGAACTGGACAGCGGGCACAAGGCTGTGGCGGTGCCGGGCGCGTTCGGTGGCTGGATCGCGCTGGCCCAGAGATATGGGCGGCTGCCGCTGGCGACATTGCTCGAACCCGCCATCGGCTATGCGCGCGATGGTCATCCGCTCGATGCCTCGATCGCGATGTTCATCCGCCGCCAGCAAGCGGTACTGGCGCGCCATCCGACCAGCGCGGCTATCTTCCTGCCCGATGGCCAGCCACCTGCGCCGCGTTCTATTTTCCGCAATATACCGCTGGCGCGCACCTTCCAAAGTCTCGCCGACGCGGAAACGCGGGCGCTCAAAGGCGCGGCCGACCGGGACCAGGCGCTGTCCGCCGCCTATGATCATTTCTACATCGGCCCGATCGCGCAGGACATGACCCGCTTTTCGCAGGCCAATGGCGGCTGGCTGCGCATGGAGGATATGCGCAGCTATCGCCCGGTCTGGGACAACCCCGTTTCGACCGTCTATCGCGGGATGGATGTTTATTGCAGTCCGCTAACCTCGCGCACCGGGCTGGAACTATGCGAACAGCTCAACATCGTGGAGGGCTGGGATCTCGCGTCCCTTGCCAGCGATCGCGCCAGCCTCACGCATCTGCTGATCGAGGCGATCAAGATCACGAAGGCTGATGTCTATCGCTACGCGGGCGATCCTCGGTTCGTCGATGTGCCCGTCGCGACATTACTATCCAAGGATTTCGCCGCGACGCGACGCAAACTGATCGACCGCATGCACGCCATCGCCTTTCCCGAAGGCGCTGCACTGGCCACGGGCAAGCAACCTGATCGACCCGCCGCCGATGAAAACACGCGCGGCGGCGACACGACGAGCCTGTCGGTGGTGGACAAGGAAGGCAATGCCATTGCCGTCACGACGACGATCGGCGGCGGCTTTGGGACTTCGGTGGTGATGGGCGACACCGGCCTGTTGTGCAACAATGGCCTGCGCGTTGGATCGACGGCACCCTATCCCGGTCATCCCAATGCCGTGGCACCGGGCAAGCGTGCGCTGCTCGGCAACGGCCCCATCATCGTGCTGGACAAGGGGCAATTGAAGCTGGTGTGCGGCACGCCAGGCGGCGAGACGATCGGGCAGACCCAGTTCCAGTTCCTCGTCAACGCCCTCGACCTCGGCATGCCGATCCAGCAGGCGATAGAAGCGCCCCGCTTCGCGCTCAATGCCAAACCCAGTTTCTACAAGCCGGGTGCTGCCATCACCATACAATTGGAAGACCGTTTCGCGCCCGCGGATGTCTCGGCGTTGAAGGCCAAAGGCCATAGCGTCGAGATGGTCGGCGCCTTCGCCATCGGCAGCATCCAGGGCGTCATGGTCGACCCGTCCGGCGCACGCATGGGCGGCAGCGATCCCCGCCGCATGGGATATGCGGTAGGCTATTGA
- the edd gene encoding phosphogluconate dehydratase: MSELNPVIAKVTERIVARSAKRRRAYLDLIERGREAGTNRDQLSCGNLAHGFAASGEDKPAIRTGQAMNIGIVTAYNDMLSAHQPYGRYPEQIKIAAREVGATAQVAGGVPAMCDGVTQGQSGMELSLFSRDTIALSTAVSLSHAMFEGVALLGICDKIVPGLLMGALRFGHLPTILIPAGPMPSGLANKEKVRIRQLYAEGKVGRDELLESESASYHGAGTCTFYGTANSNQMMMEVMGLHMPCASFVNPGTKLRSELTRAATHRLTSIGWDGEDYRPLGHCVDEKAIVNAIIGLMATGGSTNHAIHLPAIARAAGISIDWTDFAEISDVVPLLARVYPNGSGDVNHFHAAGGMSFIIRELLDSGLLHRDILTVARGDLTDYGKEPVLEDEALQWRDVPVSRDENMLRPVSNPFSADGGMRLLAGNLGRCVMKVSAVDPALWTIEAPAAVFHTQDDVLRAFKAGELERDVVVVVRFQGPRANGMPELHKLTPALGVLQDRGFKVALVTDGRMSGASGKVPAAIHLSPEALGGGAIAKLRDGDIVRVCAQQGVIEALVDAAEWDARDMPPAPPAPYDTGRELFALFRHHSDLAEQGASPLLAAMETEL; this comes from the coding sequence ATGAGTGAACTAAACCCCGTAATCGCCAAGGTGACCGAGCGCATCGTCGCGCGCAGCGCCAAGCGGCGGCGCGCTTATCTCGACCTGATCGAGCGCGGTCGCGAAGCGGGCACCAATCGCGATCAACTGTCCTGCGGCAATCTGGCCCATGGCTTTGCCGCCAGCGGCGAGGACAAGCCAGCGATCCGCACAGGCCAGGCGATGAATATCGGCATCGTCACCGCCTATAACGATATGCTGTCGGCGCATCAGCCCTATGGCCGCTACCCCGAACAGATCAAGATTGCGGCGCGCGAAGTCGGCGCAACGGCGCAGGTCGCAGGCGGCGTGCCCGCCATGTGCGATGGCGTGACGCAGGGCCAGTCGGGCATGGAATTGTCGCTGTTCAGCCGCGACACCATCGCGCTGTCGACTGCCGTGTCGCTCAGCCATGCGATGTTCGAAGGCGTCGCGCTGCTCGGCATTTGCGACAAGATCGTGCCGGGGCTGTTGATGGGGGCGCTGCGCTTTGGCCATCTGCCCACCATCCTCATTCCCGCCGGGCCGATGCCATCCGGCCTCGCCAACAAGGAAAAGGTCCGCATCCGTCAGCTCTATGCCGAAGGAAAAGTCGGCCGCGATGAATTGCTGGAGTCCGAAAGCGCCAGCTATCATGGCGCGGGCACCTGCACTTTCTATGGCACGGCCAACTCCAACCAGATGATGATGGAAGTGATGGGGTTGCACATGCCCTGCGCCTCCTTCGTCAATCCGGGCACGAAGCTGCGCAGCGAACTGACCCGTGCGGCCACGCATCGGCTCACCAGCATCGGGTGGGACGGCGAGGATTATCGCCCGCTCGGCCATTGCGTCGATGAAAAGGCGATCGTCAACGCCATCATCGGCCTGATGGCGACCGGTGGCTCGACCAACCATGCGATTCACCTGCCCGCGATTGCGCGGGCCGCTGGTATCAGCATCGATTGGACCGATTTTGCCGAGATCTCCGACGTCGTGCCGCTGCTGGCGCGGGTCTATCCCAATGGATCGGGCGATGTGAACCATTTTCATGCGGCAGGCGGCATGAGCTTCATCATCCGCGAGCTGCTGGATAGTGGCCTGCTCCACCGCGACATCCTGACCGTCGCGCGCGGCGACCTGACCGACTATGGTAAGGAGCCGGTGCTGGAGGACGAAGCGCTGCAATGGCGCGACGTGCCCGTATCGCGCGACGAGAATATGCTGCGGCCCGTGTCCAATCCGTTCAGCGCGGATGGCGGCATGCGCTTGCTGGCGGGCAATCTTGGCCGCTGCGTGATGAAGGTCAGCGCGGTCGATCCGGCGCTGTGGACGATCGAAGCGCCCGCCGCCGTCTTCCATACGCAGGACGATGTGCTGCGCGCGTTCAAGGCGGGTGAACTGGAGCGGGATGTCGTGGTCGTCGTCCGCTTCCAGGGGCCAAGGGCAAATGGCATGCCTGAACTGCACAAGCTGACCCCGGCGCTGGGGGTGCTGCAGGATCGTGGGTTCAAGGTCGCGCTGGTCACCGACGGGCGCATGTCCGGCGCATCCGGCAAGGTGCCCGCCGCCATCCATCTGTCGCCCGAAGCCCTTGGCGGCGGTGCCATCGCCAAGCTGCGCGATGGCGACATCGTGCGGGTCTGCGCGCAGCAGGGCGTGATCGAGGCGCTGGTCGATGCAGCGGAGTGGGACGCGCGCGATATGCCGCCTGCCCCGCCCGCGCCCTATGATACGGGCCGGGAGCTGTTCGCGCTGTTCCGCCATCATAGCGATCTGGCGGAACAGGGCGCATCGCCGCTGCTCGCCGCGATGGAAACCGAGCTTTGA